Proteins co-encoded in one Waddlia chondrophila WSU 86-1044 genomic window:
- the tsaD gene encoding tRNA (adenosine(37)-N6)-threonylcarbamoyltransferase complex transferase subunit TsaD — protein sequence MLVLGIESTCDETACAVVKDGKQILSNVVASQHEIHAQYGGVFPELASRRHAEVMIPVLRESLYEANVRLDEIDLIAVAKGPGLIGPLLIGLNTAKSLSLACNLPLIGINHIEAHLYAAIMDLETLPDFPCLGVVLSGAHTSLVKIKNIGSYEQIGHTIDDAVGEAFDKVAKMMGLPYPGGPEIEQLAISGDPSRYAFKVGQSKKNPLCFSFSGVKTGVLYTVKGQNGKSEMPLTKQEMADIAASFQSAVFEDIIKKTVKAAKEIGTGTILFGGGVSNSQTLRKKFKESSSEFNLFWPPPGLSLDNGAMIAGLGYHAFLNRNTSDGLLLEPMTRIPFSA from the coding sequence ATGTTAGTGCTCGGAATTGAAAGTACCTGCGATGAAACAGCTTGTGCTGTTGTCAAAGATGGTAAGCAGATTTTATCCAATGTGGTCGCCTCTCAACATGAGATCCACGCGCAATACGGCGGCGTCTTTCCCGAACTTGCCAGCCGCAGGCATGCCGAGGTGATGATCCCCGTTTTGCGGGAATCTCTTTACGAGGCAAATGTGCGCCTTGATGAGATCGATTTAATCGCAGTTGCCAAAGGCCCTGGCCTTATTGGCCCTCTTTTAATCGGATTAAACACTGCAAAAAGCCTTTCTCTTGCCTGCAATCTTCCCCTTATCGGAATCAATCACATTGAAGCGCATCTCTACGCAGCAATCATGGATCTTGAAACCCTTCCGGACTTCCCTTGCTTAGGCGTTGTTCTATCCGGAGCCCACACAAGCCTAGTTAAAATTAAAAATATTGGAAGCTATGAGCAAATAGGCCATACGATAGACGATGCCGTGGGAGAAGCATTTGACAAAGTTGCGAAAATGATGGGGCTGCCTTATCCCGGAGGCCCAGAAATCGAACAGTTGGCAATAAGTGGAGACCCTTCCCGATACGCATTCAAAGTGGGGCAATCGAAAAAAAATCCTCTTTGCTTTTCTTTCAGCGGCGTCAAAACCGGAGTTTTGTATACAGTCAAAGGCCAGAACGGCAAAAGCGAAATGCCATTGACGAAGCAGGAAATGGCTGATATCGCCGCCTCCTTCCAGTCCGCCGTTTTTGAAGATATCATAAAAAAAACCGTCAAAGCCGCTAAAGAAATAGGGACTGGCACCATTTTATTTGGAGGCGGAGTCTCCAATAGCCAGACATTAAGAAAAAAATTTAAAGAGAGTTCTTCTGAATTCAATCTCTTTTGGCCGCCGCCTGGATTGAGCTTGGATAATGGGGCCATGATTGCTGGGCTGGGATATCACGCCTTTTTGAATCGAAACACAAGCGACGGCCTCCTTTTAGAGCCAATGACAAGAATCCCTTTTTCCGCTTGA
- a CDS encoding ABC transporter ATP-binding protein: protein MILKAKNIHKSFTHPIRTQILKGIDLEVERGETVSIMGRSGEGKSTLLHILGTLEKACQGQLEIAGFDAAASNQTAIRSKHIGFVFQSFHLLEDCTTLENVLMSARIARRSTSPKSEAFLYAEHLLEKVGLGERMFHNVKLLSGGEKQRAAIARALCNDPDLIFADEPSGNLDQRNAELIYEILFSFVSDKKKSLITVTHDDTLAKMCRTQYQLQNGLLEKQT from the coding sequence ATGATTTTAAAAGCAAAAAATATCCACAAGTCCTTCACACATCCGATCAGAACACAAATATTGAAAGGGATCGATCTAGAAGTGGAGCGAGGCGAAACCGTTTCGATTATGGGGCGTTCCGGAGAAGGCAAATCTACCTTGCTGCACATTCTGGGAACACTTGAAAAAGCGTGCCAAGGTCAATTGGAAATTGCAGGCTTTGACGCAGCGGCATCCAACCAAACAGCGATACGCAGCAAGCATATTGGATTTGTGTTTCAATCATTTCATCTTCTGGAAGATTGCACGACATTGGAAAATGTGTTGATGTCAGCGCGGATTGCACGCCGCTCCACATCGCCAAAGTCAGAAGCTTTCCTCTATGCAGAGCATTTGCTGGAAAAGGTCGGCCTCGGAGAAAGAATGTTTCACAACGTCAAACTCCTTTCTGGAGGAGAGAAGCAACGCGCAGCCATTGCACGGGCGCTTTGCAATGATCCCGATCTAATTTTTGCAGATGAACCTTCCGGAAACCTCGATCAGCGAAATGCTGAATTGATCTATGAAATTCTTTTTTCATTTGTGAGTGATAAGAAAAAATCCCTCATTACCGTTACGCACGACGACACATTGGCAAAGATGTGCCGAACCCAATACCAACTCCAAAACGGCTTGCTGGAAAAGCAGACTTGA
- a CDS encoding ABC transporter permease, which translates to MFELSIAFKYLVPRWRQLSVSIISLISILVIALVVWLIVVFFSVTHGLERGWVDKLIALTAPVRITPTEDYYNSYYYLIDSISQESGYTVQTIGQKLGTRKTDPYDPDFDQEIPYTWTAPDLNQDGEVKDLVKLAFKSINSIKGVSAKEYEMTITNLKLNMIRSEPLQLSGNPDSDNDQRALSQAIYLSSFDPSNPSLPKIMFPVASADIDNLIRTVENEQAGSPEQMRSSMKEILATVKPLKTRTPAHGQLIPQKAIPQNCRLNVCVLNSANTIHALYLPQSAEELDPSYGTPAILEKENDTITVAMHEGHSIPLDSWVPVYLLGNAQGEIALDPSSLETAEFARDIKFNTQFAVQGVNLSTTLGIDEILVDQFSIENGSRSFWVYDQTIPESLPSSPQWGEAILLPKSWRESGALIGDRGYLSYQTPTASSLQEQRIPVYVAGFFDPGILPMGGRILLANDSIVSIIRSGNLMSDSSLSNGINVRIPDLDDAEPVKAEIEKSFKEAGIDKYWKVQTYREFEFTKDFLQQLRSERNLFTLISMVIIIVACSNIVSMLIILVNDKKMEIGILRSMGATSKSIAAIFGLCGIVMGLVGSLIGIALALLTLKNLQMLIDFISRVQGFEMFNPAFFGDTLPNQVSLQALTFVLTSTAMISLIAGIVPAIKASLLRPSAILRSE; encoded by the coding sequence ATGTTTGAGCTGTCGATTGCGTTTAAGTACCTTGTGCCTCGTTGGCGGCAGCTCTCCGTATCCATCATCAGTTTGATCTCCATTCTCGTCATCGCCTTGGTTGTCTGGCTGATTGTCGTTTTCTTTTCCGTGACGCATGGATTAGAGAGAGGATGGGTGGACAAATTGATCGCCCTGACAGCTCCGGTCCGCATTACGCCGACAGAAGATTATTACAATTCTTATTACTACCTCATTGATAGCATTAGCCAGGAATCCGGCTATACAGTCCAAACTATTGGACAAAAGCTGGGAACCCGAAAGACAGATCCTTACGATCCTGATTTCGACCAGGAAATTCCTTATACTTGGACTGCTCCCGACTTAAATCAGGATGGCGAGGTCAAAGATCTGGTCAAACTTGCCTTCAAATCGATTAACAGCATCAAAGGAGTGTCAGCTAAAGAGTATGAGATGACCATCACAAATTTAAAGCTGAACATGATCCGTTCCGAACCTTTGCAGCTATCTGGAAATCCTGACAGCGACAACGATCAGCGCGCCTTATCGCAAGCCATCTATTTAAGTTCATTCGATCCTTCGAATCCGAGCTTGCCAAAAATCATGTTTCCAGTAGCTTCCGCAGATATTGACAACTTGATCCGGACAGTAGAAAATGAACAGGCCGGCTCTCCCGAGCAGATGCGCAGTTCAATGAAGGAAATCTTAGCTACAGTCAAACCGCTTAAAACTCGGACACCGGCTCATGGGCAGCTCATCCCGCAAAAGGCAATCCCCCAAAACTGCCGGCTCAACGTCTGTGTATTGAACTCTGCTAATACGATTCACGCACTCTATCTCCCCCAGTCGGCAGAAGAACTCGACCCTTCCTACGGGACTCCGGCGATATTAGAAAAAGAAAACGACACAATTACAGTGGCAATGCATGAAGGGCATTCCATCCCTTTGGATTCATGGGTGCCTGTCTATCTTCTTGGAAATGCGCAAGGAGAGATCGCACTTGACCCCTCCAGCCTGGAAACTGCCGAGTTTGCCCGCGACATCAAATTCAACACGCAGTTTGCAGTGCAGGGAGTCAATCTTTCTACAACACTTGGGATTGACGAGATCTTAGTGGATCAATTCTCCATAGAAAATGGAAGCCGTTCTTTTTGGGTTTACGACCAAACGATTCCTGAATCGCTTCCGAGCAGCCCTCAATGGGGAGAAGCCATTCTCCTGCCTAAAAGCTGGAGGGAATCAGGCGCTTTAATTGGAGACAGAGGCTACTTAAGTTATCAAACACCTACTGCCAGCTCACTCCAAGAACAAAGAATTCCTGTCTATGTTGCCGGCTTTTTCGATCCGGGAATCCTACCGATGGGTGGGAGAATTCTGCTTGCCAACGACTCTATTGTATCGATCATCCGTTCAGGCAATCTGATGAGCGACTCTTCCCTTTCCAATGGAATCAACGTGCGCATCCCCGACCTGGATGATGCTGAGCCGGTCAAAGCGGAAATTGAAAAAAGTTTTAAAGAAGCTGGAATCGATAAATACTGGAAAGTGCAAACGTACCGAGAGTTTGAGTTTACAAAAGATTTTCTACAGCAGCTGCGCAGCGAGAGAAACCTGTTTACCCTCATCTCCATGGTGATTATTATTGTCGCCTGTTCCAATATCGTTTCCATGCTTATTATTCTTGTGAATGACAAGAAAATGGAGATCGGCATCTTGCGGTCAATGGGAGCGACGTCTAAGAGCATTGCTGCAATTTTTGGACTTTGCGGCATTGTCATGGGGTTGGTTGGCAGCTTAATCGGAATCGCTCTTGCGTTGCTCACGCTAAAAAATCTACAAATGCTCATCGATTTTATCAGCCGCGTTCAAGGGTTTGAGATGTTCAATCCCGCATTTTTCGGCGACACCCTTCCCAATCAAGTGAGTCTGCAAGCTTTGACATTTGTCCTCACCTCCACAGCAATGATCTCTCTTATAGCCGGAATTGTGCCTGCGATTAAAGCCAGTCTTCTCCGCCCTTCAGCGATATTGAGGTCTGAATGA
- the rpmG gene encoding 50S ribosomal protein L33 has translation MASKREKIKLKSSKSSHHYYTFKNKTSTPDRIVLKKYDPTIRQRVEYKETK, from the coding sequence ATGGCTAGCAAACGTGAAAAAATTAAACTGAAAAGTTCTAAAAGTTCTCATCACTACTATACATTTAAGAACAAGACATCCACCCCTGACCGTATCGTGCTCAAAAAATACGATCCAACCATTCGTCAGCGCGTTGAATATAAAGAAACAAAGTAA
- a CDS encoding response regulator translates to MGKILSTFKGKKILIAEDYFINQEVTQAILELMEFTVDIAENGREALEMYESNAYDAILMDVQMPEMDGFQTTAEIRKKEKNGKRIPIIALTANAMSGDREKCLNAGMDDYLSKPIEASKLEEILKKYIPN, encoded by the coding sequence ATGGGAAAAATTTTATCAACATTTAAAGGAAAAAAGATCCTAATCGCCGAAGATTATTTCATCAATCAAGAAGTGACACAAGCGATTCTTGAACTGATGGAATTTACCGTTGATATCGCCGAAAATGGAAGAGAAGCCTTGGAAATGTATGAATCCAACGCTTATGACGCCATTCTCATGGATGTGCAAATGCCGGAAATGGACGGCTTTCAAACAACAGCGGAAATTCGGAAAAAGGAAAAAAACGGGAAAAGGATTCCGATTATCGCTTTGACAGCAAATGCCATGAGCGGCGACAGGGAAAAATGCCTGAATGCCGGCATGGACGACTATCTCAGCAAACCAATCGAAGCCTCTAAACTTGAAGAGATTCTGAAAAAATACATTCCCAATTAG